From the Callithrix jacchus isolate 240 chromosome 22, calJac240_pri, whole genome shotgun sequence genome, the window CCGGGTCCCTGGCCTTTGGCCAACTCTGCCGCCGCCTTCTTCTCCCGCCGCTGCTTCCGCAGGAGCAGCCGCCGCTCCCGCTCGAACTCCTTCATGCGCATCACATAGCTGGGGCAGAGCGCCAGAGGGACTGTCAGGTCCCTGGCCAGGACATGGCCCCCACCCTCCAAGGCCCTGGAAGCGGAGGGGTTGTCCCAGAGCACTGGAGGGGCCTCTGAAGAAGACAGACCTGTGTGCCTGTGGCTTGGGTCTGGGGTCTGCCTACGCAGGTGGCAGGGCCTCCCACTGGAACCCAGGCTTGGCCACGCTCCCAGGAGGCTTCAGCCACCTGCCCTGTCCCCATCCACCAGGCCCCTAGAGAGCCCTATCTGGGACTACGGTGGGGCCAGGCTAGAAACCTCAGGGTCATTTCAGGATCCTGGCCTCAGGAGCCACATCCTGCCTAGGGCCAGGACCTGGATTGGGGGGGGGGGTGCAAACCAGAGATGTGGGGGACTCTAGCAAGCCAGGGCTATGGGGGACTCCGGTGGGCCAGGGGAATGTGGGGCTCGGGCGGGCCAGGGACTCACTCTCGGTGCTCGCAGTACTCCCAGTCGTGCCGCTCGTGCTTGCAGGCCAGGATGTTGGGGAAGTTGTCACGCTTGCACTTGAGCAGCCGGATGAGGTAGTGGGCACAGTAGTCCCGCAGCTGGAGCCTCAGCTGCGCGTCCAtcatctcctgctgtgtggccaccATCTCTGCAGGGAGTGGGTGGGGTTCAACCAGGCCAGAGGCCCCCCACCCCAATTCCAGGGATCCCACAGGGACCGAGGCACATGGCATCAGGAAGCCACACCTCAGGGTGTCCCCCATGGACATCCAGGTGGCAGACGGCAGTGGATGGCAGCTGCCTCTCAGATGCACTGTCCTGAAGGGGACTCCGTTTCCAATTTTCACAAAGGCCACTCCAGACACCCTGGCCCAGGCAGAAGGCTCTCCCTCACCCAAGGCACCTCAACTCCCACATGGGATCctcgcctcccctcccccaaGGATGCCTGCCCCAACTCTCAACAGCCCCACTTTGCATGCAGAGTCCCAGCTCAGAACTCACCTTCTCCCAGAGCACCCCTTAAGCCCCCAACCTGCACCTGGAGCTCCAGTCAGCACTCGTAGCCTTTCTTGTCTGAAACCTGCCTGAGTCCCAGCTCTGCACTGGCTGGAGGCATGGCGTCTCTCTGAGTCTCAGAACTGACCCTCAGGTCATGGACGTTACCCAAGCATCCACTGAGCTAAGAGAACCTGTAAGGTACTTAGGCACGGGCTCAGAAGACAGCTGGACTAGTCTGGGGTCCCACTTACCTAGCAAACCCGACTTGGGACAAACCTTAAGGAGGATGCCAACGGGGGCATTAGGAATCTTGACAACTCGCCCCCAACCTGTGCTTGGCAATCCGGCACTCCTTCCCCGCCGTCAGACCTGACCCCTGGCCCTCCTGACCTCCACATCTTTCTCTGTCCCAGCTCCTTCCCATCCGCCAAGTGAGACAGACACATTCACGTCTCAGTGGCAGTTGTTCCAGGCTGGCTTGTCTCCCCTCTGCTTCCCAGCTGCGATTCTCTCATCCCACTCAGGCCCAGGTCCTCCTCTCCAGCCCCTTGTCCTACTCTCTGgcttctgccccagcccctcacTGCCCAGACCCCACTCTCACCGGGCCACCCAACAGCCCAGGACACCAGCATCCCGCCTGTTGGCTGGCTTCTTTCCTGTGGCTCCTCCCAcatcccacctcccaggttccctCCCATCTCTATGGCTGCCCTGCAGCCTTGTTCagagagcctttttctttttttttttttgagatggagtctcactctgtaacccaggctggagcacagtggcgcgatctcggctcaccgcaacctctgtctcctgggttcaagcgattctcctgcctcagcctctcaagtagctgggattacgatgGCCCGCCAACACACCCagaccatttttgtatttttagtaggatggagtttcaccatgttgatcaggctggtctcgaacttctgacctcaagtgatccacccaccttggcctcccaaagtgctgggattacaggcatgagccatcatgcccggcctgaGAGCCTTTTTTTCTGCTGCCACCCCATATGTAGATGAGCCTAATGTGGTCCCTCTACCTGACACCTCGCTTGTGCCCCAGGCCTGGGTATGACCTGTAGCCCCTGGCCGTTCCCTAGGCGCTTGGAGTTCCAGGTGGCAATCCTAGACTCCTCTCCTTTTGCCTCAAACTTACAATCAGCTAGCAGCCAAGACCTCacaacacctactgtgtgcttaGTAGTTGGGATACAGCAGGCAACACAATGCACAAGCGTCCCTGCCCTCAGAGGGAGACATGGAACAGACAGAATGCAGAGCGCCACAGTGTGCCTGGCAGTGCTTAAGCATTAGGGAGACCAGCCTGCGCAGCACAGGAAGACCCCATGTCTAGAAAAACAATCAAatgatctgggcatggtggtgcacacctgcagccAGAGCtatcaggaggatcgcttgagcccaggagtttaaggcttcAGTGAGTGACAGgtacgtcattgcactccagcctaagcaacagagcaaccACCTctgtaagtaagtaagtaaataaaaaataaataaataaataaataagggccTGGCTCgatggcttttgcctgtaatcccagagggaGGCCGGgatgggtggatcagttgaggtcaggagttccagaccagcctggccaacatggcaaatccctgtctctactaaaaatagaaaaaaatgagccaagcgtggtggcatgcacctgtaatcccagctactcgggaggctgagatgggagaatcgcttgaactgggaaggcgGATATTGCAGTGGGCAAAGTGACTGGCTGAACGGGGGTGGAAAGGAGGAAAGCAGGGCAGGGGACGGTGGCctaggagggagggagagtgaaGGACTGGGAGGTAAGAGAAAGGCCAGGCAGCATAAGGAGTCCACCGGAGAACCAATTGGGAGACCAGTCAGAAGGGACTGCAGGAACggaagcccagctaatttaataataaaaaaaatctggccaggcacagtggctcactcctctaatcccagcactttgggaggttgaggtgggtggatcacctgaggtcaagagttcgagaccagcctgaccaccatggtgaaaccctgcctctactaaaaatacaaaaagttagccgggtatagtggcacatgcttgtaatctcagctactcagaaggctgaggcaggagaattgcttgaacctgagaggcaggggttgcagtgagctggagatagcaccactgcattccagcctgggcaacagagcaagactccatctcaaaaaaaaaaaaaaaattgtagaggtggggtcttgctatgttgcccaggctgttcttaaacttctggcctcaagcgatcctcctgcctcggcctcccgaagcactgggattataggcacgagccattCTGCCTGActcagagttgtttttttcttatcttccCCATCACTATGTTCAGTTGCACAGGGACAGGCaccaaggaagggaaggggatgaGTTTATCCAGAGTAAGTGAGCAAGAAGGGCAGCGGGTTGCTGGCGTTTGCAAAGCTGATCTTGGGCAAAGCAGGATATGTGAGGCAGTGGGAGGGAGGTGGACGGACCAGTGGACTGCAGGTTCACTGGGGTGGAAGGACTACCTGGAGTGAGGACACTGGAGTCATGATACCACCTCCCAACTTTCTCTCAAATCCAGGCTGCTTAGAGGTCTGTCTCAAGCTTGTTGCCCACTCAGCAGACAGCAGGACCTCTGGGCCAACCAAACCTGATTGTGCCCCTCCTCTGCTTAGAAGCTTGGCTCTGCCACCTCTCTCTGATCAATCCCTACCTAGGCCCCgtcacatctttttctttttcattttttttcccagacagagtctcactctgtcaccctggctggagtgtggtggcctgatcttggctcactgaaacctccgcctccctggttccagcaattctcctgccttagcctcccaggtagctgggattacaggcgcacaccaccacccccggcaaatttttatatttttagtagagatggggtttcaccacgttggcaaggctggtctcgaactcctgacctcaggtgatccgctgtctttggcctctcagagtgctgggattacaggtgtgagccactgtgcccagcctaatttttgtattttgtagtagagatggcgtaatttccctgccttagcctcccaaagtgttgggattacaggcatcagtctcTGGGCCGAGCCACCCTTCACATCTTTGTTTCCAGCCACTGCCTCCTGGAAGCCTGCCTGCCTGGATACCCCCCAGCTCTGCCTGATTCTACTATCTTTCCCACTGAGCTGTGAGTTCTCTGGAGACAGGGCCTGCATCCCTCCTGTTCCCTAAGGTATCTGCAGTGCCTAATGTGGGGCGTGGTCCAGAGCTGGCGCTCTCATGCCGGTGATATtactacattaaaaacaaaaacaaggaggctgaggcaggagaattgcctgaacccaggaggcggaggttgcagtgagccgagatcgcgccattgcactccagcctgggtaacaagagcgaaactccgtctcaaaataaataaataaataaatacaaaaacaaacacaggaaccaaaaaacagtagtggctcacatctgcaatcccagcattttgggaggctgagcaggatcacttgtgcccaggagtttgagaccagcctgagcaacacagcaagacccccatctctagaaaaaataaaaaaatcagactgGCATCCTGGCacactcttgtagtcccagctgctcgggaagcttaggcgggagaatagcttgagcccaggacgtcgagaatgcagcgagctgtgatggagccactgcactcagcctgggcaacagagcaagaccccatctctatgaacaGTATAAAAAAtcagccggacgtggtggcacacatctgtaatcacagctactcgggaggctgaggcaggagaatcgcttgaacccgggaggtggaggctgcagtgagccgagatcgcgccactgcactccagcctgggcaacagagtgagactctgcctcaaaaaaaaggctCGGCCCAGCTCTGCGCGCCGCATTTCTGCCCGATCCCCCACTTGTCGCCTTTCTTTTGTCCCCTGGCTTTTGCTCCAGCCGTACCCTTGGCCTGGAACACCTCCACACTCAGGCGGGGTCACGCGCGTCCTCTGAACTCATCCGAACAGAGTCTAGACGCAAACCTAAACACAACACGCGAAGTTAGAGCCCAGCTCTGGAGAGCCGGGGGTTCGGGGGTTCAGGTGCCGGAACCCAACTCCCTCCGGCCGCGCCTGCGCACTGGGCCTCACCGCGCTCCTTGCGTTCCGGTAAGCCATAGTCGGGAGGGAAGGTTGGCAAATTCAGGGGGTCGGGTTCCTTCGAGGCATCGCCCAGGTAGCGCCGGACCAGGTGCGCCCCCATGGCTGCAGTCGCCGCAGATTCCTGCAGCAGCCGAGGGTCACCTCGCTCCTACCCGGAAGCACTGACCCCTCAGCCAGGCGTGGCTTCCGGGTTGCTTAGCCCGCGGCGGAGATCATAGAGATGAAGGCCTCCAGAGGGCCGCTCCGGTCCGCATGGCGTCACCTCGCGGACAGGTAGAGGTGGGACAGGTGCTGCGTCCCCTCGCAGGGTATAGTTGGACGGGAGGGCACTTCCCTGAGACTGGAAATCTATCTGGGCAGGGCAGAAGGGGACGACGTGGGATTGAGACCTCCCTCGAGCCTATGTGGGACTATTCTGGTAGCCTGAGGCTAAAgcacatattaaaattattttttcatatattttccaaaaagtGTATTCttctaaaacattaaaatttctctttaaaaaagcaCAATATCGATTATATCGTTAATGTATGTAATTttgaataaagttttttttttttgaggcacagtctctgtcgcccagactggagtgcatcggtgcaatcttggctcaccgtaacctcctcctcctgggctcatatCATTCTTCTTCttcgtcttcttcttcttctttttttttttgagacggagtttcgctcttgttacccaggctggagtgcaatggcgcgatctcggctcaccgcaacctccgcctcctgggttcaggcaattctcctgcctcagcctcctgagtagctaggattacaggcacgcgccaccatgcccagctaattttttgtatttttagtagaaacgggtttcaccttgttgatcaggatggtctcgatctcttgacctcgtgatccacccgcctcggcctcccaaagtgctgggattacaggcgtgagccaccgcgcccggccttcaaatgattcttctgcctcagcctcctgagtagttgggattacaggcgccggccaccacacccaactaatttttgtatttttagtagagatggggtttcgccatgttggccaggctggtcttgaacctgacctcaagtgactccccccgcctcagcctcccaaagtgctgggtttatggGCGGGAGCCAACGTGCCTGTCCAAGAAATATTTTGATTcaatttaacataaataaaagttattcataaatacaattattatgttattatttttcgagacagggtctcattctgtcgctcaggctggagtgcagtaacacaaccatagctcactgcaacctttaacTCCTGGGGTccggagatcctcctgcctcagcctctcaaaatgctgggattacaggcatgagccaccgtgccccgacaaaaacaatcatttaaagctgaaattttaaataaattgtatcaaaatatataaatgtaatctttatataatttaaaaatatatatataataaatagtattaatatctaatttatattttacccCAATCTGACAAAGCTTGTATTAGACCCATCTGCTGTCTGCTGGGTCTAGAGGCCAGAAAGGTAGGCATGGCTCCTGCATTGCAAGCTTACAGTCTAATGGAAgagaaaaccataaaaaaataTGGGCTAgggcggtggcttacacctgtaatcccagagctttgggaggctgagatgggaggaccacgtgagctcaggagtttgagaccagcctggtaatat encodes:
- the NDUFB7 gene encoding NADH dehydrogenase [ubiquinone] 1 beta subcomplex subunit 7, with protein sequence MGAHLVRRYLGDASKEPDPLNLPTFPPDYGLPERKEREMVATQQEMMDAQLRLQLRDYCAHYLIRLLKCKRDNFPNILACKHERHDWEYCEHRDYVMRMKEFERERRLLLRKQRREKKAAAELAKGQGPGKVAPEVAL